Proteins from a genomic interval of Trichoderma breve strain T069 chromosome 2, whole genome shotgun sequence:
- a CDS encoding short chain dehydrogenase domain-containing protein, whose product MANDKHIVFITGANTGIGYEAVKAFLRSSTPYHIFVGARTVEKGQKAIDTATQEIPGSSSVLEPVAIELASDESIAQAFETINAKVDRIDTLVNNAGAAFDTQNFANDISNSREIFNKAYDVNVTGTHIVTATFVPLLIKSSSPRLIFITSGLSTLIAHSRSFYPPWAPKPEAGWPKPGVIANLGYKSSKTALNMVMLNWHWLLINDGVKTFAISPGFLATNLGGVPEVLKSLGAGDPAIGGEFIRKVTEGERDADAGKVLSKDGTQEW is encoded by the exons ATGGCTAACGACAAGcacatcgtcttcatcaccgGTGCCAATACCGGTATTGGGTACGAGGCCGTCAAAGCATTCTTGCGCTCCTCCACGCCATATCACATCTTTGTCGGCGCTCGTACTGTAGAAAAGGGCCAAAAGGCAATTGATACCGCTACCCAAGAGATTCCTGGATCGAGCAGTGTTCTTGAGCCCGTCGCTATTGAGCTGGCGAGCGATGAGTCCATTGCTCAGGCTTTTGAGACTATCAATGCCAAGGTGGACAGAATCGACACACTCGTCAACAATGCAG GTGCCGCTTTTGACACCCAGAACTTCGCAAACGACATTTCAAACAGCCGCGAAATCTTCAACAAGGCGTACGACGTCAACGTCACCGGAACTCACATCGTAACCGCTACCTTTGTCCCGCTCCTCATCAAGTCATCTTCCCCccgcctcatcttcatcacatcCGGCCTGTCTACCCTTATCGCACACTCTAGGAGCTTCTACCCTCCCTGGGCCCCCAAGCCGGAAGCCGGATGGCCCAAGCCAGGCGTCATCGCCAACCTGGGCtacaagagcagcaagactGCGCTCAACATGGTGATGCTCAACTGGCACTGGCTGTTGATCAACGATGGCGTCAAGACTTTTGCTATTAGCCCGGGTTTCTTGGCTACTAACCTGGGAGGCGTTCCTGAGGTTCTCAAGTCGTTGGGTGCGGGTGATCCGGCGATTGGAGGAGAGTTTATTAGGAAAGTGACTGAGGGAGAGCGAGATGCTGATGCGGGCAAGGTTTTGAGCAAAGATGGCACTCAGGAGTGGTAA
- a CDS encoding major facilitator superfamily domain-containing protein: MAASGEQAPLLGSEPRSMTEVHDYTVISTQNHHHSYADDEYADSTVAGSSQRAAGVARMEAISAQLSHMERFWIFSGIFLIGYAYGLESQVRSTYMPYATSSFSLHSYLATINLLRSVVAVAIQPTAAKIADVFGRFEVVAASTLFYVVGMLIESTSNSVYAFCAGTLTYQVGYTCIVLMLEILVADFSSMRARVFFSYIPALPFVINTWISGSITSAVLRVTTWRWGIGMWCIIYPVASLPLLITLYSIDRRTGPNKSRKKSEFGDAYAGLDSLRKWSVRLFDQVDAIGLLTLVTAFSLVLTPLTIAGGTVSHWRNPQVVIPLVIGLFFAPAFVLWEKNGARNPLVPFHLLKDRGVWAALAVRSLLNFAWYVQGNYLYTVLIVAFDFPIESATRILSFFSFFGVVSGVAVGLVIYRFRRLKHIIVLGTILFMIALGVLIKFPGGATTASRSGLIGGQILLGLSSGLFAYPTQASIQASASRDHVAILTGLYLSFYNVGSALGTCLSGAIWTQTLYPTLEASLAFQPNATLARAIYENPFQIVSQYPVGTEIRGAIIHSYQSIQQILCITGMFICLPMIGFALALRNPKLSDQQVQEDAEDVAANDV; the protein is encoded by the coding sequence ATGGCGGCTTCAGGCGAACAGGCCCCGTTGCTCGGCTCGGAGCCGCGCTCCATGACCGAGGTCCATGATTATACAGTAATTTCAACtcaaaatcatcatcacagctATGCGGACGACGAATATGCGGATTCCACAGTGGCAGGATCCAGCCAGCgggctgctggtgttgctcGCATGGAGGCCATTTCGGCCCAACTCTCCCACATGGAGCGATTCTGGATATTCTCGGGCATCTTCTTAATAGGCTACGCATACGGCCTCGAGAGCCAGGTCCGGTCAACGTACATGCCGTATGCAACATCCAGTTTCTCGCTACACTCATACCTGGCCACCATCAATCTCCTCAGAAGCGTTGTTGCGGTTGCGATCcagccaacagcagccaagatTGCCGATGTCTTTGGACGCTTCGAAGTCGTGGCTGCGTCCACCTTGTTCTACGTCGTCGGCATGTTGATCGAGTCGACGTCAAACTCCGTCTATGCGTTCTGCGCCGGCACCCTCACGTACCAGGTCGGCTACACCTGCATCGTCCTGATGCTGGAGATCCTTGTTGCCGACTTCTCGTCTATGCGGGCTcgcgtcttcttcagctacATACCCGCCCTGCCTTTTGTGATCAACACATGGATTAGCGGCAGCATTACGTCTGCCGTGCTGCGCGTAACCACGTGGCGTTGGGGAATCGGCATGTGGTGCATCATTTACCCTGTCGCCTCACTTCCCCTCCTAATCACACTGTACTCGATCGACCGTCGCACAGGGCCTAATAAGtccaggaagaagagcgagtTTGGAGATGCCTACGCTGGTCTCGACAGCCTTCGCAAATGGAGTGTTCGGCTCTTTGATCAGGTGGACGCCATCGGCCTGCTTACTCTCGTCACGGCGTTTAGTCTTGTTCTGACTCCTCTGACGATTGCAGGCGGCACGGTATCTCATTGGAGGAACCCGCAGGTCGTCATCCCGCTGGTCATCGGGCTTTTCTTCGCTCCCGCTTTCGTCCTTTGGGAGAAGAACGGCGCCAGAAACCCCCTTGTCCCCTTCCACCTGTTAAAGGATCGCGGGGTCTGGGCGGCTCTAGCCGTGCGGAGCTTGCTCAACTTTGCCTGGTACGTGCAGGGCAACTATCTCTATACCGTTCTTATTGTTGCATTCGATTTCCCCATTGAGAGCGCAACCCGAATCctatccttcttttccttttttggcGTTGTCAGCGGCGTGGCGGTGGGCCTCGTCATCTACAGGTTTCGACGCCTCAAACACATCATTGTCCTCGGCACTATCTTGTTCATGATTGCTCTGGGCGTTCTCATCAAATTCCCCGGAGGTGCAACTACGGCGTCCAGAAGTGGACTTATCGGCGGCCAGATTCTTCTGGGACTCTCCAGTGGCTTGTTTGCCTATCCCACTCAGGCCTCGATCCAGGCCTCCGCCTCTCGAGATCACGTTGCCATCCTGACAGGTCTCTACCTCTCCTTCTACAATGTCGGAAGCGCGCTCGGCACCTGTTTATCTGGAGCAATCTGGACACAAACTCTATACCCAACATTGGAGGCGAGCCTGGCATTTCAACCTAATGCCACGCTGGCACGAGCCATTTACGAAAACCCGTTTCAAATTGTTTCTCAATACCCAGTCGGCACCGAGATTCGAGGCGCCATCATTCACAGTTACCAAAGCATTCAGCAGATACTTTGCATTACGGGCATGTTTATATGTCTGCCCATGATTGGTTTTGCATTAGCCCTTAGAAATCCTAAGCTGTCGGATCAGCAAGtgcaagaagatgcagaagacGTGGCAGCAAACGACGTATGA
- a CDS encoding protein-L-isoaspartate(D-aspartate) o-methyltransferase (PCMT) domain-containing protein, with protein sequence MWTHGLITEPLVKEAFLKVDRRNYAPAMPYQDSPQPIGYDATISAPHMHASAIEHVLSRLLPSEASPAPRVLDVGSGSGYLTHIFAELVGERGLVVGLEHIKELRDLGDANMKKSPEGKRLLDAGIAKFVVGDGRLGWVEEARPGEEEFGAGWDVIHVGAAAKEVHAPLLEQLKAPGCMFIPVDDDSTGWEQSVWRIEKDEEGKVTRKKLFGVRYVPLTDAPKR encoded by the exons ATGTGGACGCACGGCCTCATCACCGAGCCTCTGGTCAAGGAGGCATTTCTAAAG GTTGACCGGCGGAACTACGCCCCTGCCATGCCGTACCAAGACTCTCCTCAGCCCATCGGCTACGATGCCACCATTTCTGCTCCGCACATGCATGCCTCTGCTATTGAGCATGTGCTGTCTCGTCTCCTCCCATCAGAGGCGTCGCCGGCACCACGGGTTCTTGATGTTGGCTCCGGGTCTGGCTATCTTACCCACATCTTTGCAGAGCTCGTTGGAGAGCGCGGGTTGGTGGTAGGGCTGGAGCATATCAAGGAGTTACGAGACCTAGGGGACGCCAACATGAAAAAGAGCCCAGAGGGGAAGAGGCTGTTGGACGCGGGAATCGCAAAGTTTGTCGTTGGCGACGGGAGACTGGGTTGGGTTGAGGAGGCGAGACCAGGCGAAGAGGAGTTTGGGGCAGGATGGGATGTGATTCATGTTGGCGCCGCAGCCAAAGAGGTGCACGCTCCTCTGTTGGAGCAGCTCAAAGCCCCAGGATG CATGTTTATTCCTGTGGATGATGACTCCACCGGGTGGGAACAGAGCGTGTGGCGCATCGAAAAGGACGAAGAGGGAAAggtgacgaggaagaagctatTTGGGGTGCGATATGTTCCGTTAACGGACGCCCCAAAGAGGTAA
- a CDS encoding nmrA-like family domain-containing protein, translated as MTQTPLKKVCLIGANGTLGSVILQALVDANCFDVSVLQRSNSSSSTTFGPSVTRLVAGPDLAVEELTEALKGQDAVIAAFPLGQGDQHLRLVEAAFNAGVKRFIPADFGSCDASDAEPQKYLPLYRKKTAVREKCEALAAQDGTAFSWTTLVCGHFFDHGLRDGLLHFNFDTRTAQILDGGAIRASTSTLRRIAEATVRILQRPVETRNRALYVQSFNPTQLEIVAALEKAMGEKWHVQHVDSKPYLADAQKRLGSDDEKAVLIAIEDIVFVLGALDADWTKRDGFAMELLGLKDENLEDVVNEVVAAYRAETSSA; from the coding sequence ATGACGCAAACTCCCCTCAAAAAGGTCTGCCTCATAGGCGCAAATGGCACTCTGGGCTCCGTCATTCTCCAGGCGCTCGTCGACGCAAACTGCTTCGACGTGTCCGTCCTTCAGCGCTCAAactcgtcttcttccaccaccttCGGGCCCTCAGTCACCCGCTTAGTCGCCGGCCCTGATCTCGCCGTCGAAGAGCTCACAGAAGCTCTCAAAGGCCAGGatgccgtcatcgccgcgTTCCCACTAGGCCAGGGCGACCAGCATCTCCGACTCGTAGAAGCTGCATTCAACGCCGGTGTCAAGCGCTTCATCCCAGCCGACTTTGGGAGCTGCGACGCCAGCGACGCAGAGCCGCAAAAGTACCTGCCGCTGTATcgcaagaagacggcggtgcGCGAAAAGTGCGAGGCTCTGGCCGCCCAGGACGGCACGGCCTTTTCATGGACGACTCTTGTGTGTGGACACTTCTTCGATCATGGGCTGCGCGACGGGCTGCTGCACTTCAACTTTGATACCCGCACGGCTCAGATCCTAGACGGAGGCGCCATCAGGGCTTCGACCTCGACGCTGCGCCGCATCGCAGAGGCAACTGTCCGCATCCTCCAGAGGCCTGTCGAGACTCGCAATCGCGCGCTCTATGTCCAGAGCTTCAATCCGACGCAGCTTGAGATTGTGGCTGCTCTGGAGAAGGCCATGGGCGAGAAGTGGCACGTTCAACATGTCGATTCAAAGCCGTACTTGGCAGATGCTCAGAAAAGGCTGGGTAGcgatgatgaaaaggctGTTTTGATCGCCATAGAAGACATTGTTTTTGTGCTGGGAGCTCTGGACGCCGATTGGACAAAGAGGGATGGGTTTGCGATGGAGTTGCTTGGTTTGAAGGATGAGAATCTGGAAGATGTTGTGAACGAGGTGGTTGCCGCGTATAGAGCCGAGACTTCATCGGCATGA
- a CDS encoding mitochondrial carrier protein domain-containing protein, with amino-acid sequence MATVAKEPAAADKKQRPNALRSIIAGSTAGAIEIAITYPAEFAKTRSQLNRRLAEGKKLPWPPFGAQWYAGCTTLIIGNSAKAGIRFVAFDQFKSMLADENGKLSGPRTVLAGFGAGVTESLLAVTPTESIKTTLIDDRKSAKPRMRGFLHAVPIIARERGIRGFFQGFVPTTARQAANSATRFGAYNFFKQIAESYTAPGEKLGTVGTFAMGGLAGLVTVCAAMIFKQEGILTFWSGALPRLARLVLSGGIVFTMYEKSMDLMNKLDPEMKYI; translated from the exons ATGGCGACGGTCGCCAAGGAGCCGGCAGCTGCTGACAAGAAGCAGCGGCCCAATGCGCTGCGATCAATCATTGCTGGCTCAACCGCCGGCGCGATTGAAATCG CCATTACCTATCCCGCCGAAT TCGCAAAGACAAGGTCGCAGCTCAACAGACGGCTAGCagagggcaagaagctgccatggccaccCTTTGGAGCGCAGTGGTATGCGGGATGCACCAcgctcatcatcggcaacTCTGCCAAGGCGGGAATCC GATTTGTTGCGTTTGACCAGTTCAAGAGCATGCTCGCCGACGAGAACGGGAAGCTCTCTGGCCCGCGAACTGTCTTGGCCGGCTTCGGTGCCGGAGTCACAGAGTCGCTGCTCGCCGTCACTCCTACCGAGAGTATCAAGACGACTCT CATCGACGACCGCAAATCCGCCAAGCCTCGCATGCGCGGTTTCCTCCATGCCGTCCCCATCATCGCCCGTGAACGTGGTATCCGTGGTTTCTTCCAGGGCTTCGTCCCTACGACAGCTCGACAGGCAGCAAACAGTGCCACCCGCTTCGGTGCCTacaacttcttcaagcagATCGCCGAGTCATATACTGCGCCAGGAGAGAAGCTGGGCACCGTAGGTACCTTTGCCATGGGTGGTCTTGCAGGTCTAGTGACGGT GTGTGCTGCCATGATCTTTAAGCAGGAGGGCATTCTTACGTTTTGGAGCGGAGCGCTTCCCCGGCTGGCCAGATTGGTGCTCAGCGGAGGCATTGTGTTCACCATGTATGAGAAGAGTATGGATCTGATGAACAAGCTGGACCCCGAGATGAAGTACATCTAA
- a CDS encoding DJ-1/PfpI family domain-containing protein, with protein sequence MLSGPPSKIAVALFSGFQALDVFGPLDALNILSYTNPLELYLLSTTLDPVSTIPMKDAPKDIEVLLVPGGRGTRDLELTQPVVDFIEATFPSLRFLLTVCTGSALAARAGVLDGKNATSNKLSFEWVMTQGHNVKWVRHARWVQDGNILTSSGVSAGIDMIYAFIAGQYGEEAASKVATVSEYTRNTDSTNDPFDKAA encoded by the exons ATGTTATCCGGGCCACCCAGCAAGATCGCCGTCGCCCTGTTTTCAGGCTTCCAAGCTCTCGACGTTTTTGGGCCTCTGGACGCACTCAACATTCTCTCATACACCAACCCCTTAGAATTATATTTACTCTCTACGACCTTGGATCCAGTCTCTACCATCCCCATGAAAG ATGCTCCAAAGGATATAGAAGTTCTTCTCGTGCCAGGAGGTCGGGGAACCCGTGACCTTGAGCTCACACAGCCCGTCGTGGATTTCATTGAGGCAACGTTTCCGAGCCTCCGCTTTCTCCTTACTGTCTGTACGGGGAGCGCCCTTGCAGCTCGGGCTGGTGTTCTCGACGGGAAGAATGCCACCTCCAACAAGCTGTCTTTCGAATGG GTCATGACGCAAGGTCATAACGTGAAGTGGGTTCGCCATGCGCGATGGGTACAAGACGGCAACATTTTGACCTCTTCCGGTGTATCAGCTGGTATTGACATGATTTACGCCTTTATTGCTGGTCAGTATGGCGAAGAGGCCGCCTCGAAAGTTGCAACCGTGTCAGAGTATACTAGAAACACCGACTCTACGAATGACCCGTTCGACAAGGCTGCCTAA